In Streptomyces sp. NBC_00091, the following proteins share a genomic window:
- a CDS encoding TetR/AcrR family transcriptional regulator — translation MNQDRRDRLRDAAVAVLADAGGRGLTHRAVDAAADVPLGTAKNYFPSRDALLRAVAERCLEQYRALAAALAGAGPGPSDRAGLAALLAGLLRDVAGPGRPRMLAYLELLTEAARRPWLAALLDPIAAGDFAAYGSLLAGAGLPAGPQQARALTLGLHGALPHLLAGGPETLAAAGLDDLDGFTRALLAAVCPEAVCPEEGP, via the coding sequence GTGAATCAGGACCGGAGGGACCGGCTGCGCGACGCGGCCGTGGCGGTGCTGGCCGACGCGGGCGGGCGCGGACTCACCCACCGGGCCGTCGACGCCGCCGCCGACGTGCCGCTGGGCACGGCCAAGAACTACTTCCCGAGCCGCGACGCGCTGCTGCGGGCCGTGGCCGAACGCTGCCTGGAGCAGTACCGGGCCCTGGCCGCGGCCCTGGCGGGCGCCGGGCCGGGTCCGTCCGACCGGGCGGGGCTGGCCGCCCTGCTGGCCGGGCTGCTGCGGGACGTGGCCGGGCCCGGGCGGCCGCGCATGCTGGCCTACCTGGAGCTGCTGACCGAGGCCGCCCGGCGGCCCTGGCTGGCGGCGCTGCTGGACCCGATCGCCGCCGGCGACTTCGCCGCGTACGGGTCCCTGCTGGCCGGAGCCGGTCTCCCCGCCGGGCCGCAGCAGGCCCGCGCCCTGACCCTCGGGCTGCACGGGGCGCTCCCCCACCTGCTGGCGGGGGGCCCCGAGACCCTGGCCGCGGCCGGGCTCGACGACCTCGACGGCTTCACGCGCGCCCTGCTGGCGGCCGTGTGCCCCGAGGCCGTGTGCCCCGAGGAGGGCCCGTGA
- a CDS encoding DUF6643 family protein, which yields MTSPRSTYGGGYYSAPSFTDTPIYDSLVAERGTPQIAPIRVPAAYESPSAGYSSGGYLPALASSMPALPPAAPQQPAPAYGYGYQQQAVPQPQQMPVPLQHAPAPYIPQQQQLAARAGYMPQPQPQQPRPVAMGTGYEAMRPAAPRPMAAPAAVPSYEDPYGRPYQGRGY from the coding sequence ATGACCTCCCCCCGCTCCACTTATGGCGGCGGTTACTACTCCGCGCCCTCCTTCACGGACACCCCCATCTACGACTCCCTCGTCGCCGAACGCGGCACTCCGCAGATCGCTCCGATCCGCGTTCCGGCCGCCTACGAGTCCCCCAGTGCCGGTTACTCGAGCGGTGGATACCTGCCGGCCCTCGCGTCATCCATGCCCGCCCTGCCGCCCGCGGCGCCGCAGCAGCCGGCGCCCGCGTACGGGTACGGATACCAGCAGCAGGCGGTGCCCCAGCCGCAGCAGATGCCGGTTCCGCTTCAGCACGCGCCCGCCCCGTACATCCCGCAGCAACAGCAGCTCGCGGCCCGGGCGGGGTACATGCCGCAGCCCCAGCCGCAGCAGCCCCGCCCGGTCGCCATGGGCACCGGGTACGAGGCCATGCGCCCGGCGGCCCCGCGCCCGATGGCGGCTCCGGCGGCGGTCCCCTCGTACGAGGACCCGTACGGCCGCCCGTACCAGGGGCGCGGCTACTGA
- a CDS encoding right-handed parallel beta-helix repeat-containing protein yields the protein MAQGTVQVTHGGASRWRRRSGEYPTLTAALAAAGDGDVLSIAPGTYRENLVLRHAVTLRGPEGAVAGSVRIAPLDGVALTVRASAVVQDLYLEGADRAAPALLVEEGSPELSDLRVHTRSASGIEVRGGARPLVRRCTVENPAGVGISVLDGGGGVFEECEVVAAGQAGISVRGGHPRLERCRIHHAVGAGIAVTGEGSGLEALGCEVYEIKGTGVQIAARAEARLTDCAVHRTSADGVTLDTDAVLTLAGCDIHDIPENAVDLRARSVLTLSRTTVRRFGRNGLSVWDPGTRVAAESCEIHDSTGDYPAVWISDGATVSLDSCRLHDVPDALFVLDRGSRVDVVDSDLSQVRNTAVSVSDGATAQLDDCRIREAGTGAWFRDHGSGGTLSNCTIDTVQTGVIVTKGADPSVERCTVTSPAEAGFYVSAGGRGTFTACRVTGSAGFGFHVIDGCRTSLTRCHTERCARGGYEFAEDGPLAEECTGDESGPRQAAQAAGGALAGARPVMPGARTATAAQGLTGQGLAGQTPAQAGQVPASPAGSPADAAAAPAARGSGEVLGQLDALVGLDSVKREVRALTDMIEVGRRRQQAGLKAASVRRHLVFTGSPGTGKTTVARLYGEILASLGVLERGHLVEVSRVDLVGEHIGSTAIRTQEAFDRARGGVLFIDEAYALAPEDSGRDFGREAIDTLVKLMEDHRDAVVVIVAGYTAEMDRFLTVNPGVASRFSRTITFGDYGPQELLRIVEQQAEEHEYRLGEGTGKALLAYFTELPKGPAFGNGRTARQTFEAMVERHAGRVAQLADPSTDELTLLFPEDLPALSAPC from the coding sequence ATGGCTCAGGGCACGGTCCAGGTGACGCACGGCGGGGCCTCGCGGTGGCGGCGGCGTTCCGGTGAGTATCCGACGCTGACCGCCGCGCTCGCCGCGGCGGGTGACGGCGACGTGCTGTCCATCGCCCCCGGCACCTACCGGGAGAACCTGGTCCTGCGTCATGCCGTCACCCTGCGCGGGCCCGAGGGCGCGGTGGCCGGGTCGGTGCGGATCGCCCCGCTCGACGGGGTCGCGCTGACGGTGCGCGCCTCGGCCGTAGTCCAGGACCTGTACCTGGAAGGGGCGGACCGGGCGGCGCCCGCGCTGCTCGTCGAGGAGGGCTCGCCCGAGCTCAGCGACCTGCGCGTGCACACCCGTTCGGCGTCCGGCATCGAGGTGCGCGGCGGGGCCCGGCCCCTGGTGCGCCGGTGCACGGTGGAGAATCCGGCCGGCGTGGGGATCTCCGTCCTGGACGGTGGCGGCGGCGTGTTCGAGGAGTGCGAGGTCGTGGCCGCGGGGCAGGCCGGCATCTCGGTGCGCGGCGGGCACCCCCGGCTGGAGCGCTGCCGGATCCACCACGCCGTCGGCGCGGGCATCGCGGTCACCGGCGAGGGCTCGGGCCTGGAGGCGCTGGGCTGCGAGGTGTACGAGATCAAGGGCACCGGTGTGCAGATCGCGGCGCGCGCCGAGGCCCGCCTCACCGACTGCGCGGTGCACCGTACCTCCGCCGACGGGGTCACCCTCGACACCGACGCGGTGCTGACCCTCGCCGGCTGCGACATCCACGACATCCCGGAGAACGCGGTGGACCTGCGCGCCCGTTCGGTGCTCACCCTCAGCCGCACCACGGTCCGCCGGTTCGGGCGCAACGGCCTGTCGGTGTGGGATCCGGGGACCCGGGTCGCCGCCGAGTCCTGCGAGATCCACGACAGTACGGGCGACTATCCGGCGGTGTGGATCAGCGACGGGGCCACCGTCTCCCTGGACTCCTGCCGGCTGCACGACGTGCCGGACGCGCTGTTCGTGCTGGACCGGGGCTCGCGCGTGGACGTGGTCGACAGCGACCTCTCACAGGTGCGCAACACCGCCGTCTCGGTGAGCGACGGAGCGACCGCGCAGCTCGACGACTGCCGGATCCGGGAGGCGGGCACCGGGGCGTGGTTCCGCGACCACGGCAGCGGCGGCACCCTCTCCAACTGCACCATCGACACCGTGCAGACGGGCGTGATCGTCACCAAGGGCGCCGACCCGTCCGTGGAGCGGTGCACGGTCACCTCCCCCGCCGAGGCGGGGTTCTACGTGTCAGCGGGCGGCCGGGGCACCTTCACGGCCTGCCGGGTGACGGGCAGTGCCGGTTTCGGCTTCCACGTCATCGACGGCTGCCGCACCTCCCTCACCCGGTGCCACACCGAGCGCTGCGCGCGCGGGGGTTACGAGTTCGCGGAGGACGGACCGCTCGCCGAGGAGTGCACCGGCGACGAGTCCGGGCCCCGGCAGGCCGCGCAGGCGGCGGGCGGCGCGCTCGCCGGGGCGCGGCCCGTGATGCCGGGGGCCCGTACGGCCACCGCGGCCCAGGGCCTCACGGGACAGGGCCTTGCGGGACAGACGCCGGCGCAGGCGGGGCAGGTGCCGGCCTCCCCGGCCGGGAGCCCGGCGGATGCCGCGGCGGCACCGGCGGCCCGCGGCTCGGGCGAGGTACTGGGCCAGCTCGACGCGCTGGTGGGGCTGGACAGCGTCAAACGCGAGGTGCGCGCCCTCACCGACATGATCGAGGTGGGGCGCAGGCGGCAGCAGGCGGGCCTGAAGGCGGCCTCGGTGCGCCGGCATCTGGTGTTCACGGGTTCCCCGGGCACCGGCAAGACCACCGTGGCCCGGCTCTACGGGGAGATCCTGGCCTCCCTCGGGGTGCTGGAGCGCGGCCACCTGGTCGAGGTGTCCCGGGTGGACCTGGTCGGCGAGCACATCGGGTCCACGGCGATCCGTACGCAGGAGGCGTTCGACCGGGCGCGCGGCGGGGTGCTGTTCATCGACGAGGCGTACGCGCTGGCCCCGGAGGATTCGGGCCGGGACTTCGGGCGCGAGGCGATCGACACGCTGGTCAAGCTCATGGAGGACCACCGGGACGCGGTGGTGGTGATCGTCGCCGGGTACACGGCGGAGATGGACCGGTTCCTGACGGTCAACCCGGGGGTGGCGTCCCGGTTCTCCCGCACCATCACCTTCGGGGACTACGGGCCGCAGGAGTTGCTGCGGATCGTGGAGCAGCAGGCGGAGGAGCACGAGTACCGGCTGGGCGAGGGCACCGGGAAGGCGCTGCTGGCGTACTTCACGGAGCTGCCCAAGGGCCCGGCCTTCGGCAACGGCCGCACCGCGCGCCAGACCTTCGAGGCGATGGTGGAGCGGCACGCGGGCCGGGTCGCGCAGCTGGCCGATCCGAGTACGGACGAGCTCACCCTGCTGTTCCCGGAGGATCTGCCGGCTCTGTCCGCGCCGTGCTGA
- a CDS encoding glycosyltransferase produces the protein MGLLLIAAYASLAAWLWLTLAQGMFWRTDVRLPPRTAPARWPSVTIVVPARDEAEVLPRSLPSLLAQDYPGEAEIVLVDDGSSDGTAALARRLAAEQPGLPLTVVSPEDPPPGWTGKLWALRHGIAHARRATTAGPEYLLLTDADIAHEPDSLRELVAAATSARLDLVSQMARLRVASFWERLVVPAFVYFFAQLYPFRRINRPTARTAAAAGGCVLLRTEAAVRAGIPDSIRQAVIDDVSLARAVQRSGGRIWLGLAERVDSVRPYPALGDLWRMVSRSAYTQLRHQPLLLAGTVAGLALVYLVPPAALLAGLAGPPSAGSTATAWAGGLAWLLMAGTYLPMLRYYRQSAVLAPLLPFTALLYLLMTVDSAVQHYRGRGAAWKGRTYARPSDA, from the coding sequence ATGGGCCTCCTCCTCATCGCCGCCTACGCCTCCCTCGCCGCCTGGCTCTGGCTGACCCTCGCCCAGGGCATGTTCTGGCGCACCGACGTCCGCCTCCCCCCTCGCACCGCCCCGGCCCGCTGGCCGTCCGTGACCATCGTCGTCCCGGCCAGGGACGAGGCCGAGGTGCTCCCCCGCAGCCTGCCCTCCCTCCTCGCCCAGGACTATCCCGGCGAGGCGGAGATCGTCCTGGTCGACGACGGCAGCAGCGACGGCACGGCCGCCCTCGCCCGCCGGCTGGCCGCCGAGCAGCCCGGGCTCCCCCTGACCGTCGTCAGCCCCGAGGACCCCCCGCCCGGCTGGACCGGCAAGCTCTGGGCGCTGCGCCACGGGATCGCCCACGCCCGAAGGGCCACCACCGCCGGGCCCGAGTACCTGCTCCTCACCGACGCCGACATCGCCCACGAGCCGGACAGCCTGCGCGAACTGGTCGCCGCCGCGACCAGCGCCCGTCTCGACCTCGTCTCCCAGATGGCCCGGCTGCGCGTCGCAAGTTTCTGGGAGCGGCTCGTCGTACCGGCCTTCGTGTACTTCTTCGCCCAGCTGTACCCCTTCCGCCGGATCAACCGCCCCACCGCCCGGACCGCCGCGGCGGCCGGCGGCTGCGTGCTGCTCCGCACCGAGGCGGCCGTCCGCGCCGGGATCCCGGACTCCATCCGGCAGGCCGTCATCGACGACGTCTCCCTGGCCCGGGCCGTCCAGCGCTCCGGCGGGCGGATCTGGCTCGGGCTGGCGGAGCGGGTGGACAGCGTGCGCCCGTATCCCGCCCTCGGGGACCTCTGGCGGATGGTGTCCCGCAGCGCGTACACCCAACTGCGCCACCAGCCCCTGCTGCTGGCCGGGACGGTGGCCGGTCTGGCGCTGGTGTACCTCGTCCCCCCGGCGGCCCTGCTCGCGGGACTGGCGGGGCCGCCCTCGGCGGGAAGCACCGCCACGGCCTGGGCCGGGGGGCTCGCCTGGCTCTTGATGGCCGGGACCTACCTGCCGATGCTGCGCTACTACCGGCAGTCGGCCGTACTCGCCCCGCTACTGCCGTTCACCGCGCTGCTCTACCTCCTGATGACCGTCGACTCGGCCGTGCAGCACTACCGGGGGCGCGGCGCCGCCTGGAAGGGCCGTACCTATGCCCGGCCGAGCGACGCCTGA
- a CDS encoding NAD(P)/FAD-dependent oxidoreductase — MDNGRNDESGTAVVVGAGVGGLATAIGLRRAGWSVRVLEGRTAPDRYGTAFGIHPTAQSALDRLGLGEALRTRAVPYRRAHVRRPDGTVLAALPLERIERKAGRPELLIARPHLIDALHAELDRLGAAVEYGQRLTDPRTLGADLVVGADGIHSTVRTAHFGARSGVRAIGGVAWIGIAGFETAIHGETWGEGRFFGMTPVEPGRTNWYATVPEATTAGELRAAFAGWHDPIPRVLAHTDPATWIRYEMRHLHPALPAFVAAGRIALVGDAAHAMTPNLGQGACTALLDAEALTRAVAAHGRAALPAALRAYDAERRRSAQRVALGSRTLHRFATTRRPRLRDALVRLLPG, encoded by the coding sequence ATGGACAACGGCAGGAACGACGAGAGCGGCACGGCCGTGGTCGTCGGTGCGGGCGTCGGCGGGCTCGCCACCGCCATCGGGCTGCGCCGCGCGGGCTGGTCCGTGCGCGTCCTGGAGGGCCGGACCGCCCCGGATCGCTACGGCACCGCCTTCGGGATCCACCCCACCGCCCAGTCCGCCCTCGACCGGCTCGGCCTCGGCGAGGCCCTGCGCACGCGGGCGGTCCCGTACCGCAGGGCCCACGTCCGCCGTCCGGACGGCACGGTGCTCGCCGCCCTCCCCCTCGAGCGCATCGAGCGCAAGGCCGGCCGCCCCGAACTCCTCATCGCCCGGCCCCACCTGATCGACGCGCTGCACGCCGAACTCGACCGGCTCGGCGCCGCCGTCGAGTACGGGCAGCGGCTCACCGACCCCCGGACCCTCGGGGCCGACCTCGTCGTCGGCGCCGACGGCATCCACAGCACCGTCCGCACCGCACACTTCGGCGCCCGCAGCGGCGTGCGCGCCATCGGCGGCGTCGCCTGGATCGGCATCGCCGGCTTCGAGACCGCGATCCACGGGGAGACCTGGGGCGAGGGCCGCTTCTTCGGGATGACCCCCGTCGAACCGGGCCGCACCAACTGGTACGCCACCGTCCCCGAGGCCACCACCGCCGGGGAACTGCGGGCCGCCTTCGCCGGCTGGCACGACCCGATCCCGCGCGTGCTCGCCCACACCGACCCCGCGACCTGGATCCGGTACGAGATGCGCCACCTCCACCCGGCGCTCCCCGCCTTCGTCGCCGCCGGACGGATCGCCCTCGTCGGGGACGCCGCGCACGCCATGACCCCCAACCTCGGCCAGGGCGCCTGCACCGCCCTCCTCGACGCCGAGGCCCTCACCCGCGCCGTCGCCGCCCACGGCCGGGCCGCCCTGCCCGCCGCCCTGCGCGCGTACGACGCCGAACGCCGCCGCAGCGCGCAGCGCGTGGCCCTCGGCTCCAGGACCCTGCACCGTTTCGCGACCACCCGCCGCCCCCGCCTCCGCGACGCCCTGGTGCGCCTCCTGCCCGGCTAG
- a CDS encoding MOSC domain-containing protein, with protein sequence MSKLFVQSLHVHPVKSVAGTAPDEMTVEPWGPAGDRRWAVVDTAGAVITQRQQARLALASARPLPGGRIELSAPGMPVLVVEVPEPGPLEPVVLFGKKIETVVASTGAAEWFTAYLGAPARLVHMDDPAVRRPVDPDYALPGETVSLADAYPVLLTTSASLDALNALIAQGDHPEEGPLPMNRFRPNLVVGGPAGAWAEDGWRRIAIGDVVFRGVRECGRCIVTTTDQRTSERGREPLKTLAGHRRIGKSLAFGRQLVPVVPGTLRVGDEVRVLE encoded by the coding sequence ATGTCGAAATTGTTCGTCCAGTCGCTCCACGTCCATCCCGTCAAGTCGGTAGCGGGGACTGCTCCCGACGAGATGACCGTGGAGCCCTGGGGGCCGGCCGGGGACCGGCGCTGGGCCGTGGTCGACACGGCGGGCGCGGTCATCACCCAGCGCCAGCAGGCGCGGCTGGCCCTGGCTTCTGCGCGTCCGCTGCCGGGCGGGCGGATCGAGCTGTCCGCGCCGGGCATGCCCGTTCTGGTCGTGGAGGTCCCGGAACCCGGCCCGCTGGAGCCGGTCGTCCTGTTCGGCAAGAAGATCGAGACGGTCGTCGCCTCGACCGGCGCGGCCGAGTGGTTCACCGCCTACCTCGGAGCGCCCGCGCGGCTCGTGCACATGGACGATCCGGCCGTTCGCCGGCCCGTGGACCCCGACTACGCGCTGCCCGGCGAGACCGTCAGCCTCGCCGACGCCTATCCGGTGCTCCTGACCACCAGCGCCTCGCTGGACGCCCTCAACGCGCTGATCGCCCAGGGCGACCATCCGGAGGAGGGCCCGCTGCCCATGAACCGGTTCCGGCCCAATCTGGTGGTCGGCGGACCGGCCGGGGCGTGGGCCGAGGACGGCTGGCGACGCATCGCGATCGGCGACGTCGTCTTCCGCGGGGTGCGCGAGTGCGGCCGCTGCATCGTCACGACCACCGACCAGCGGACGTCGGAGCGCGGGCGGGAACCGCTGAAGACCCTGGCCGGGCACCGGCGGATCGGGAAGTCGCTGGCCTTCGGGCGGCAGCTGGTACCGGTCGTCCCGGGCACGCTGCGGGTGGGCGACGAGGTACGCGTCCTGGAGTGA
- a CDS encoding VOC family protein → MTNQTHHDASRIVPERYRTAVVPHIMVADADAALSFYTRAFGAVEDFRLDAPGGGVLHAEIRIGEAVLMLGDADGGPFSSPAALGGTSAALHVYVPDVDALVRTAVAAGAELLQEPADQFHGDRTAVLRDPSGHVWVFLTHLEDVSGEELAARLAGA, encoded by the coding sequence CGAGCGCTACCGCACCGCGGTGGTTCCGCACATCATGGTGGCCGACGCGGACGCCGCGCTCTCCTTCTACACCCGGGCCTTCGGCGCGGTCGAGGACTTCCGCCTCGACGCCCCGGGCGGCGGGGTGCTGCACGCCGAGATCCGGATCGGCGAGGCGGTCCTGATGCTCGGCGACGCCGACGGGGGCCCCTTCTCCTCGCCCGCCGCGCTCGGCGGAACCTCGGCCGCCCTGCACGTGTACGTCCCGGACGTGGACGCCCTGGTACGGACGGCCGTGGCGGCCGGCGCGGAGCTGCTACAGGAGCCGGCCGACCAGTTCCACGGCGACCGCACCGCAGTCCTCCGCGACCCGTCCGGCCACGTCTGGGTGTTCCTGACCCACCTGGAGGACGTCTCCGGGGAGGAACTGGCGGCCCGGCTGGCCGGAGCCTAG
- a CDS encoding ADP-ribosylglycohydrolase family protein, with protein MTTRLDRAVGAVLGSAAGDALGAPYEFGPAGQLSARGEEMRGGGGWDPGEATDDTQMAVLVGESLLEHGGLELPDVFWRFQRWAAGRPKDIGLQTEDVLTNGQPWDLAAALHFQINARAAGNGSLMRAATSAVYFAPAGREASMDAARRIAALTHGDRAAWEGTALLHELVRVALDGGDPVAALPDALGSVHPDHRDRYARVLAADWHPDRATEFNGAVWPCLGSAVWALRTTTGFAGAVRAAVDLGGDTDTVAAVTGTLAGAVYGQGAVPEHWTAPLHVPLPGFGDRVLDAEALRALARRLADAA; from the coding sequence GTGACCACACGGCTGGACCGGGCCGTGGGAGCCGTACTGGGCTCGGCGGCGGGGGACGCGCTGGGGGCTCCGTACGAGTTCGGGCCGGCGGGGCAGCTCAGCGCGCGGGGCGAGGAGATGCGCGGGGGCGGCGGCTGGGATCCGGGCGAGGCGACGGACGACACCCAGATGGCGGTCCTCGTCGGCGAGTCCCTGCTGGAGCACGGCGGACTCGAACTCCCCGACGTCTTCTGGCGGTTCCAGCGCTGGGCCGCCGGCCGGCCCAAGGACATCGGCCTCCAGACCGAGGACGTGCTGACCAACGGCCAGCCCTGGGACCTGGCGGCCGCACTGCACTTCCAGATCAACGCGCGGGCGGCGGGCAATGGTTCCCTGATGCGCGCCGCCACCTCGGCGGTGTACTTCGCGCCCGCCGGACGGGAGGCCTCCATGGACGCCGCCCGGCGGATCGCCGCCCTCACCCACGGTGACCGGGCCGCCTGGGAGGGCACCGCCCTCCTGCACGAGCTCGTACGGGTGGCCCTGGACGGCGGGGATCCGGTGGCCGCGCTCCCGGACGCGCTGGGCTCGGTGCACCCGGACCACCGCGACCGGTACGCCCGGGTGCTCGCCGCCGACTGGCACCCGGACCGGGCCACGGAGTTCAACGGGGCGGTGTGGCCCTGCCTGGGCTCGGCGGTGTGGGCGCTGCGGACGACCACCGGGTTCGCCGGGGCCGTACGGGCCGCCGTGGACCTGGGCGGGGACACCGACACGGTCGCCGCGGTGACCGGGACCCTGGCCGGCGCCGTGTACGGGCAGGGGGCGGTCCCGGAACACTGGACCGCCCCGCTGCACGTACCGCTGCCCGGCTTCGGCGACCGGGTCCTGGACGCGGAGGCGCTGCGGGCCCTGGCCCGGCGGCTCGCGGACGCCGCCTGA
- a CDS encoding glutamate racemase, with the protein MKIALMDSGIGLLAAAAATRRLRPDADLLLSSDPDGMPWGPRTPADLTERARAVALAAAALRPDALIVACNTASVHSLATLRGELEPGIPVIGTVPAIKPAAAAGGRVAIWATPATTGSPYQRGLIRDFAAGVPVTEVPCPGLADAVDAGDEAAVVRAVSAAAELTPADVTDVVLGCTHYELVEELIRAALAARSGGAELRFHGSAEAVAVQALRRIGLEPEPGLPRTGGLTVLHSGRTSALSAAALGYAEGRLLAEREQAHQH; encoded by the coding sequence GTGAAGATCGCGCTCATGGACTCGGGAATCGGCCTCCTCGCTGCGGCCGCCGCGACGCGTCGGCTGCGGCCCGACGCCGATCTGCTGCTGTCCTCCGACCCCGACGGGATGCCCTGGGGGCCCCGCACCCCCGCCGACCTCACCGAGCGGGCCCGAGCCGTCGCCCTGGCCGCCGCCGCGCTGCGCCCGGACGCGCTGATCGTGGCCTGCAACACCGCCTCCGTCCACTCCCTGGCCACCCTGCGGGGCGAGCTGGAGCCCGGTATCCCCGTCATCGGCACCGTGCCGGCGATCAAGCCCGCCGCGGCCGCCGGCGGGCGGGTGGCGATCTGGGCCACCCCCGCCACCACCGGCAGCCCGTACCAGCGCGGACTGATCCGCGACTTCGCCGCCGGGGTCCCGGTCACCGAAGTGCCCTGCCCCGGTCTGGCCGACGCGGTCGATGCCGGGGACGAGGCGGCCGTCGTCCGCGCCGTCTCGGCCGCCGCCGAGCTCACCCCGGCCGACGTCACGGACGTGGTCCTCGGCTGCACGCACTACGAGCTCGTCGAGGAGCTCATCCGCGCCGCCCTCGCCGCACGCTCCGGGGGAGCGGAGCTGCGGTTCCACGGCTCCGCCGAGGCCGTCGCCGTACAGGCGCTGCGCCGTATCGGCCTCGAGCCCGAGCCGGGGCTGCCCCGCACGGGCGGGCTGACCGTACTGCACAGCGGGCGGACCTCCGCACTGTCGGCCGCCGCCCTCGGCTACGCCGAAGGCCGGCTGCTCGCCGAGCGGGAGCAGGCCCACCAGCACTGA